Proteins found in one Lysinibacillus fusiformis genomic segment:
- a CDS encoding sugar phosphate isomerase/epimerase family protein, whose translation MVKLDNKIGVIVDSFRLPIREGLLKAKEVGAQGVQMYAVSGELDPDNLNTAQRAELKQYISELGLEISALCGDLGGHGFQDKTENAWKIKKSKEILQLAKDLGTSIVTTHIGIIPEDENDPIYQTMLEACEELGQYATSLDAYFAIETGPETSKTLKGFLDKLSTNGVSVNFDPANMVMVTKDDPVAGVKRLKKYIVHTHVKDGIQLQPTNPKDVYGYLGYDSGTSHDKIEEMVENGEFFRELPLGHGDVNFELYFSALQEIGYNGYLTIEREVRSNPEKDIKEALQFIEKFK comes from the coding sequence ATGGTGAAATTGGACAATAAAATTGGCGTGATAGTAGACAGCTTTCGATTGCCTATTCGTGAAGGTTTATTAAAAGCGAAAGAAGTTGGTGCACAAGGGGTACAGATGTATGCCGTTTCAGGAGAGTTGGACCCAGATAATTTAAATACTGCCCAAAGAGCAGAATTGAAGCAGTACATTTCAGAGTTAGGTCTAGAGATTTCCGCATTATGTGGGGATTTAGGTGGGCATGGCTTTCAAGACAAAACAGAAAATGCCTGGAAAATAAAAAAATCAAAAGAAATACTACAATTAGCCAAGGACCTGGGAACATCCATCGTTACAACCCATATTGGTATTATTCCTGAAGATGAAAATGATCCAATCTATCAAACAATGCTGGAAGCCTGCGAAGAATTAGGGCAATATGCTACATCATTAGATGCTTATTTTGCAATTGAAACAGGGCCAGAAACAAGTAAAACATTAAAAGGATTTCTAGATAAGCTTTCAACGAATGGTGTATCGGTTAATTTTGACCCTGCCAATATGGTGATGGTAACAAAAGATGATCCTGTAGCTGGAGTCAAACGATTAAAGAAGTATATTGTACATACACATGTAAAGGATGGTATTCAACTGCAGCCAACGAATCCTAAAGATGTGTACGGGTACTTAGGATACGATTCTGGAACATCTCATGATAAAATAGAAGAAATGGTGGAAAATGGAGAGTTTTTCAGAGAACTTCCATTAGGTCATGGAGATGTCAATTTCGAGCTTTACTTTTCAGCTTTACAAGAAATCGGATACAATGGCTATTTAACTATTGAACGAGAAGTGAGATCAAATCCCGAAAAAGACATCAAAGAAGCTTTACAATTCATAGAAAAGTTTAAATAG
- a CDS encoding ROK family transcriptional regulator: MKKQDQVQMRRQNKYIVLDAIRQMAPISRIQLSKYTKMSPTTITRIVQELEAEGFILEGVSEETAIGRRPTLIHMREDALYTIGIEIDCFTIRIGILDFLGKLIAFQEVKCSIKHQYEEAIHLLKRSIENIMTEYQIAQDKLLGIGIGIPGVINNEEGIIVSSEQLKWENCHIREDLNGVFGCEVIIDNELKMQIIAEIGDIYTPLYSNCILVGIGTGIGASILLNGEVYRGIQNKAGEISHITINPFGEMCHCGKRGCLSMYVSEVTLLKRTPKNLNIQSIEEILQCVDQGEQWAIDIQQDVATFLAIAINNLVCLYEPEAVIVSGEIIEHNVSFQKLLSEKCKQYIWKELQPYFDLQFSNQLKEGVVKGAALQAQKQLLSV, from the coding sequence TTGAAAAAGCAAGATCAAGTACAAATGCGAAGACAAAATAAATATATTGTGCTTGACGCAATAAGGCAGATGGCGCCAATTTCAAGAATTCAATTATCAAAATATACAAAAATGAGCCCTACGACCATTACTCGTATTGTGCAAGAGCTAGAAGCAGAAGGCTTTATTCTTGAAGGGGTATCGGAAGAAACAGCCATTGGTAGACGTCCTACGTTAATCCATATGCGCGAAGATGCATTATATACGATTGGGATAGAAATTGACTGTTTTACTATTCGAATAGGTATACTAGATTTCTTGGGGAAGCTTATTGCCTTTCAGGAAGTCAAATGTAGTATCAAGCATCAATACGAAGAAGCCATACATCTACTAAAACGATCTATAGAAAATATCATGACAGAATATCAGATTGCTCAGGATAAATTACTAGGCATTGGGATAGGGATTCCAGGAGTAATCAATAACGAGGAAGGAATTATCGTTTCCTCTGAGCAATTGAAGTGGGAAAACTGCCATATAAGAGAAGATTTAAATGGTGTTTTTGGTTGTGAGGTCATCATAGATAATGAATTAAAAATGCAAATCATTGCTGAAATTGGTGATATCTATACGCCACTGTATTCAAATTGTATTTTAGTCGGAATTGGAACGGGAATAGGAGCATCCATATTATTAAATGGAGAAGTGTATCGTGGCATTCAAAATAAAGCTGGAGAAATAAGTCATATAACGATTAATCCCTTTGGTGAAATGTGTCACTGTGGTAAAAGAGGATGCTTATCGATGTATGTTTCTGAAGTTACGCTGTTAAAAAGAACACCTAAAAATCTTAATATTCAATCAATAGAAGAGATTTTGCAGTGTGTTGATCAAGGCGAGCAATGGGCGATCGATATTCAACAAGATGTAGCTACTTTTCTAGCTATTGCTATCAATAATCTAGTTTGTTTATACGAACCAGAGGCTGTCATCGTCAGTGGGGAAATTATTGAGCATAATGTGTCATTTCAAAAACTACTTAGTGAAAAGTGTAAACAGTATATATGGAAGGAATTACAACCCTACTTTGATTTGCAGTTTTCAAATCAATTAAAAGAAGGGGTTGTTAAAGGAGCGGCATTACAAGCACAAAAGCAGTTGCTGTCTGTTTAA
- a CDS encoding asparaginase has translation MAYSEFLKEYRSGLMENVHYGQMSAVNLTKEEFVSVGQDYEPVYFRSAAKPFQAIPIFMTDFIEKYGITSNESALFLASQRGEIYHQEALVSLLEKLPINENDLICAASYPLNEEPKTQYIQQGYEKRKLFHNCAGKHLGFLTACLANGYDVKQYCQPEHPLQQMIKKYIAYLSEYDVESIRTGIDGCGAPVFAIPLKNMAIAYLKLARPELIDDQLIREAVIKLTAVMNQENHIIAAQNFICTALLKDPNIVAKGGAQGVYCFALRNEGLSFALKIMNGSESPWPNVIASVLEQIQYTNQETIERIKALSPSFVRNDAGVEVGEIVSTIKIV, from the coding sequence GTGGCTTACTCAGAATTTTTAAAGGAGTATCGTTCAGGATTAATGGAAAATGTGCATTATGGACAAATGAGTGCTGTGAATCTAACGAAGGAAGAATTCGTCTCTGTAGGTCAAGATTATGAGCCTGTGTATTTTCGTTCTGCAGCAAAACCATTTCAAGCCATTCCCATTTTTATGACTGATTTTATAGAAAAATACGGGATTACTTCAAATGAAAGTGCATTATTTCTGGCTTCACAAAGAGGCGAAATTTATCATCAAGAGGCATTAGTCTCTTTGCTGGAAAAACTCCCTATTAATGAAAATGATTTAATTTGTGCAGCATCCTATCCATTAAATGAGGAACCTAAAACACAATATATTCAACAGGGATATGAAAAGAGAAAACTATTTCATAATTGCGCAGGCAAGCATTTAGGATTCTTAACTGCTTGTCTAGCAAATGGCTATGATGTCAAGCAATATTGCCAGCCAGAACATCCATTGCAGCAGATGATAAAAAAATACATTGCTTATTTAAGTGAATATGATGTGGAGAGTATTCGTACAGGGATTGATGGCTGTGGTGCGCCTGTCTTTGCGATTCCGCTAAAAAATATGGCAATTGCTTATTTAAAGCTAGCACGACCAGAATTGATTGATGATCAACTGATTCGTGAAGCAGTAATAAAGCTTACAGCAGTAATGAATCAAGAGAATCATATCATTGCAGCGCAAAACTTTATTTGTACGGCATTATTAAAGGACCCTAATATTGTGGCGAAGGGCGGAGCACAGGGCGTATACTGTTTTGCTCTAAGAAATGAAGGGCTAAGTTTTGCCTTGAAAATTATGAATGGCTCAGAAAGTCCGTGGCCCAATGTAATTGCTTCTGTATTGGAACAAATTCAGTATACAAATCAAGAAACAATTGAGCGTATTAAAGCATTGTCTCCTTCATTTGTGCGTAATGACGCAGGGGTTGAGGTCGGGGAAATTGTTTCTACAATTAAAATTGTATAG
- a CDS encoding N-acetylglucosamine kinase, translating into MYVLAIDGGGTKTIATISTCRGQIMALAETGKSNPTSMSFEQFTETITELINDLKRQQPHEFQHITKCHAGLSGVTENNNEKITHALLTSLLPKDCQLSLSNDGLNALYAGTLGQPGIVQISGTGAITLSIDSSERIERTAGWGYIFDDEGSGYDIGIRTLKAVFKAFDKRGPETLLTAAVLDYFQLQSVPQIIEVVYGEGHPRDTISPLSKVAIECAKRGDGEANTIIDQVCHVLYQSIDACYKKNPFADNRVKVVLAGGVFNELRLFIEKLVAIDKKNSNQYDFMGAYSLPVGGAALAALKLPSNEAKLFIDQYNTSMKAFLTN; encoded by the coding sequence TTGTATGTTTTGGCAATAGACGGTGGTGGAACGAAAACAATTGCGACAATCTCAACTTGTCGTGGGCAAATTATGGCGCTAGCAGAAACGGGTAAAAGTAATCCCACATCTATGAGCTTCGAGCAATTTACAGAGACGATAACAGAATTAATAAATGATTTAAAAAGACAACAACCTCACGAATTTCAACACATTACAAAGTGCCATGCGGGACTGTCTGGTGTAACAGAAAATAATAATGAGAAAATTACCCATGCATTATTAACCTCGCTTTTACCGAAAGACTGTCAACTATCACTATCGAATGATGGGTTGAACGCCCTGTATGCGGGAACATTGGGTCAGCCTGGCATTGTACAGATTTCTGGTACGGGTGCGATTACACTCAGTATAGATTCATCTGAAAGAATTGAGCGTACAGCAGGGTGGGGTTATATTTTTGATGATGAGGGCAGTGGCTATGATATTGGCATTCGCACATTAAAAGCGGTATTTAAAGCATTTGATAAAAGAGGTCCTGAAACGCTCCTAACAGCAGCAGTATTAGACTATTTTCAGTTACAATCCGTTCCGCAGATAATTGAAGTGGTATATGGTGAAGGTCATCCGCGTGATACAATATCTCCTTTAAGTAAGGTAGCAATCGAATGCGCTAAACGTGGTGATGGAGAAGCTAATACAATTATTGATCAAGTGTGCCATGTTTTATATCAAAGTATAGACGCTTGTTACAAAAAAAATCCGTTTGCAGATAACCGTGTCAAAGTAGTGCTAGCTGGTGGCGTTTTTAATGAGTTGAGGCTATTTATTGAAAAATTAGTCGCTATTGATAAAAAGAATAGTAATCAGTATGACTTTATGGGTGCTTATAGTTTACCAGTGGGTGGTGCTGCTTTAGCGGCATTAAAATTACCTAGTAATGAAGCTAAGCTATTTATCGATCAATATAATACAAGTATGAAGGCGTTTTTAACGAATTAA
- a CDS encoding FtsW/RodA/SpoVE family cell cycle protein produces MTQFKKLDWNLVISLLLLGGISCLFVHSSSVNFEQYSSSFIIKQFLFYLIGLTIMFGISLLDIEQLKRIGWPFYFLIVALTAGLIVAPESIARTINQAKSWYQIPFLGSLQPSEFLKFAFLIVVSKVIIAHQEKNVRPSYLADFWLLIKIGLIVLPPSLLVYRQPDTGMVMLYMAMILPMIFFSGIHRKLLVVFTAVPLVIISTIVVLYVSFNEFFTEKVLGALSGHQISRIYGWLQPYEYTDSSFQVRQGFMAIGSGEFVGKGYLHNNVYVPEKHTDFIFSTIAEELGFVGGAFVITLLFFVIYRIVLITVVARDPFMTLMGAGISSLLAFQITQNIGMTIGLLPVTGVTLPFLSYGGSSLLSNFMLIGIVMIIHKSYKGYMFKVGD; encoded by the coding sequence TTGACGCAATTCAAGAAGTTAGACTGGAATTTAGTAATAAGTCTTCTTTTACTCGGTGGTATTAGTTGCCTTTTTGTCCATTCAAGTAGTGTAAATTTCGAACAATATTCAAGCTCTTTTATTATCAAGCAATTTTTATTTTATCTCATTGGATTAACCATCATGTTTGGGATATCCTTACTTGATATTGAACAGTTGAAGAGAATCGGATGGCCATTTTACTTCCTAATCGTTGCTTTAACGGCTGGGCTTATTGTTGCACCAGAGAGCATTGCCCGGACAATCAATCAAGCAAAATCATGGTATCAAATCCCGTTTTTAGGTTCCCTCCAACCATCGGAATTTTTAAAGTTCGCTTTTTTAATAGTTGTGAGTAAGGTCATTATTGCTCATCAAGAGAAAAATGTCCGCCCCTCTTATCTAGCGGATTTTTGGCTACTTATAAAAATTGGGCTCATTGTCCTTCCTCCTTCACTTCTTGTTTATAGGCAACCCGATACAGGTATGGTCATGTTGTATATGGCAATGATTTTACCGATGATTTTCTTTTCAGGTATTCATAGAAAGCTTCTTGTCGTTTTTACAGCTGTCCCTTTAGTTATCATCAGTACGATTGTCGTGCTCTATGTCAGTTTTAATGAATTTTTTACAGAGAAGGTTTTAGGTGCTCTATCAGGACATCAGATTTCAAGAATTTATGGATGGCTTCAGCCTTATGAATATACAGATTCTTCTTTTCAAGTACGTCAAGGCTTTATGGCCATCGGATCAGGAGAGTTTGTGGGCAAGGGCTATCTACATAACAATGTCTATGTACCAGAAAAACATACCGATTTTATATTCTCTACTATTGCAGAAGAGTTAGGTTTTGTCGGAGGAGCATTTGTGATCACTCTATTATTTTTTGTTATCTATCGTATTGTTCTTATTACGGTAGTAGCGCGAGATCCCTTTATGACTTTAATGGGGGCAGGTATTTCAAGCTTACTAGCCTTCCAAATTACTCAAAATATTGGCATGACCATTGGGCTTTTACCAGTCACAGGCGTCACCCTACCCTTTTTAAGCTATGGGGGAAGTTCGTTATTATCCAACTTTATGCTTATCGGAATCGTCATGATCATACATAAATCTTACAAGGGATATATGTTTAAAGTAGGGGACTAA
- a CDS encoding methyl-accepting chemotaxis protein produces the protein MHFFRFVKVKDKLLVLMIVCVLSNVLLGVFSVDYLRKMSWHASESYTQGLVPIGWLNELEESQRRLDFIVDSKGDEKEMAAILQNMAQPLEHLDSQEIDKKMSHQIKKYKSLLKKQEEAIEDFKQMNRGELDQFYLQTFLPISQESHTLLEDTQNYLVQRAKDQQQAYQKDVQFGYWLLGGVCLAVVLLVILIGFIATKAVNVPTRQLKSLLKRAEQGDFTANASYVAHDELGEVVLSYNQMVTEVKRLLHTVTDSAYEVEEMTGKLQKSSEQSSTTTLKIAKDVQSISESTTASSNKLASNTASLEEVLNDVQVILEKIQVVESFAQKTARDAESGTEIVQANLTQMQAIKQAVERSNTAIFNLVERAASIDQMIEVIERITAQTNLLALNASIEAARAGEHGKGFAVVANEVRKLAEQTVQSTQTITSIVQNIHLDSSYAVQMMEGVLVATEKGVAVTGQTASSFDQILEKVHTIKPYIMEVSATVQEIANHTKTVSEDAVMLTALSDTNAVSTKHVAALTADQLTAQQQFHNYIKELRKVSKVLQIAVKRFSI, from the coding sequence ATGCATTTTTTCCGTTTCGTTAAGGTGAAGGACAAGTTACTTGTACTCATGATTGTTTGTGTATTATCGAATGTATTGCTAGGTGTATTTAGTGTAGATTATTTAAGGAAAATGTCGTGGCATGCAAGTGAGAGTTACACACAGGGACTTGTCCCAATTGGATGGCTAAATGAGCTAGAAGAATCACAGCGTCGATTAGATTTTATAGTAGATTCGAAGGGTGACGAGAAAGAAATGGCAGCCATTTTACAAAACATGGCACAGCCTTTAGAGCATCTAGATAGCCAAGAAATTGATAAAAAGATGAGTCATCAAATTAAGAAGTATAAGTCATTGCTGAAGAAGCAGGAAGAAGCCATTGAGGACTTTAAGCAAATGAACCGTGGTGAGCTAGATCAGTTTTATTTGCAAACTTTTTTACCAATTAGTCAGGAAAGTCATACATTATTAGAGGATACGCAAAATTATTTAGTTCAAAGAGCAAAAGACCAACAGCAGGCTTATCAAAAAGATGTGCAATTTGGCTACTGGTTACTAGGCGGTGTATGCTTAGCGGTTGTCTTGCTTGTAATCCTTATCGGATTTATCGCAACGAAGGCAGTCAATGTGCCAACACGTCAACTAAAGTCATTATTAAAACGTGCAGAACAAGGTGATTTCACTGCCAACGCAAGTTACGTGGCTCATGATGAGCTTGGTGAAGTAGTCCTGTCCTACAATCAAATGGTAACTGAAGTGAAACGCCTACTCCATACTGTTACTGACAGTGCCTATGAAGTAGAAGAAATGACAGGGAAATTGCAGAAATCCTCTGAGCAATCATCAACAACGACATTAAAAATAGCAAAGGATGTACAATCTATTTCCGAGTCAACGACCGCTTCTTCTAATAAATTAGCTTCGAATACGGCTTCCTTAGAGGAAGTTTTAAATGATGTACAGGTTATTTTAGAAAAGATTCAGGTTGTAGAAAGTTTTGCACAAAAAACAGCCAGAGATGCAGAAAGTGGAACAGAAATTGTACAAGCTAATTTAACGCAAATGCAAGCGATTAAGCAGGCGGTTGAAAGATCTAATACAGCAATTTTTAATCTAGTTGAGCGTGCAGCATCGATTGACCAAATGATTGAAGTAATAGAAAGAATAACAGCACAAACTAATTTACTAGCGTTAAACGCATCTATTGAAGCTGCAAGAGCAGGAGAGCATGGGAAAGGTTTTGCAGTAGTGGCTAATGAGGTACGTAAGCTTGCAGAGCAAACCGTTCAATCAACACAAACGATTACATCCATTGTACAGAACATCCATTTAGATTCGAGCTATGCGGTACAAATGATGGAAGGCGTTTTAGTGGCGACTGAAAAAGGTGTTGCTGTCACAGGACAAACGGCATCAAGTTTTGATCAAATCTTAGAAAAAGTACATACTATAAAGCCGTATATTATGGAAGTATCTGCTACGGTTCAAGAGATTGCCAATCATACAAAGACGGTAAGTGAGGATGCGGTTATGTTGACAGCTTTATCTGATACGAATGCCGTGTCTACTAAGCATGTAGCTGCATTAACAGCTGATCAATTAACAGCTCAGCAACAGTTCCATAATTATATTAAAGAATTGCGCAAAGTATCAAAAGTTTTGCAAATAGCTGTCAAACGTTTTTCGATATAA
- a CDS encoding L-threonine 3-dehydrogenase codes for MKKIIVTGALGQIGSELVEKLRGIYGEDNILATDIRKLEHTKGPFEILDVTDGQRMHDLAKDFGADTMMHLAALLSATAERNPLLAWNLNMGGLMNALEVSRELNMQFFTPSSIGAFGPSTPKEDTPQDTLQRPTTMYGVNKVAGELLCDYYFNRFGVDTRGVRFPGLISYVTPPGGGTTDYAVEIFYEAIEQGNYTSYIQEGTFMDMMYIPDALQAIVDLMEADGSKLVHRNAFNITAMSFEPSQIAAEIKKHLPNFTMSYQVDPVRQAIADSWPNSLNIEAAQKEWDFKAEYDLAKMTVDMLEKLKIKLHKKAIS; via the coding sequence ATGAAAAAGATTATTGTTACTGGAGCACTTGGTCAAATTGGTTCTGAGCTTGTAGAAAAACTTCGTGGTATTTATGGAGAGGACAATATACTTGCTACAGACATTAGAAAGCTTGAACATACTAAGGGCCCATTTGAAATATTGGACGTGACAGATGGACAAAGAATGCACGATTTAGCAAAAGACTTCGGTGCAGATACAATGATGCATTTAGCAGCATTATTATCAGCAACAGCAGAAAGAAATCCATTGTTAGCGTGGAATTTAAATATGGGCGGTTTAATGAATGCATTGGAAGTTTCACGCGAGCTAAATATGCAATTTTTCACGCCAAGCTCAATTGGTGCGTTTGGTCCGTCTACACCTAAGGAAGATACACCACAGGATACTTTGCAACGACCAACAACCATGTATGGTGTAAATAAAGTAGCGGGTGAGTTATTATGCGATTATTATTTCAATCGTTTTGGTGTTGATACACGTGGAGTACGCTTCCCAGGATTAATTTCTTATGTAACACCTCCAGGTGGTGGTACAACAGATTATGCAGTAGAAATTTTCTATGAAGCCATCGAACAAGGCAATTATACATCGTATATTCAAGAAGGAACGTTCATGGATATGATGTACATACCAGATGCTCTACAAGCTATCGTAGATTTAATGGAAGCGGACGGTAGTAAGCTCGTTCATCGCAATGCTTTTAATATTACTGCTATGAGCTTTGAACCTTCGCAAATCGCGGCTGAAATCAAGAAACACTTACCAAATTTCACAATGAGCTATCAGGTAGATCCAGTTCGTCAAGCCATTGCAGATAGCTGGCCAAACTCTTTAAATATTGAAGCGGCTCAAAAAGAGTGGGACTTCAAAGCAGAGTATGATTTAGCTAAAATGACGGTAGATATGTTAGAGAAATTGAAAATTAAACTGCATAAAAAAGCAATTTCATAA
- a CDS encoding long-chain fatty acid--CoA ligase, with protein sequence MMQAPLVLTSFFKRAESYFARKSIISRTSPHKIHRLTYGQWAKRTRRLADALTRLGMTRGTKVGSFAWNQHRHLEAYFAVPCSGAILHMVNIRLSEEHLIYIINHAEDEILMVDVDLLPIIENIAPKLKTVKHYIVMTDDTALPKTTIQNVLSYEELLATADEEFQFPEDIDEEAPAGMCYTSATTGNPKGVVYSHRGLVLHSNMLSMSDSMGIAERDVVMPIVPMFHANAWGLPFASVNVGATQVLPGPQFTSALIMDLIEQEKVTLTAGVPTIWIGALQEQEKKERDISSLRAICCGGSASPTRLIRTFEEKYGIPYIVVYGMTETTPIVALSNYMSWMDDWPIEKRIEARAMQGMTMAGIESSIINEKGEVPWDGETMGELRLRGPWISNEYYRDERTADAYRDGWLYTGDIAVRTEDGFIKITDRTKDLIKSGGEWISSVDLENALMTHDAVLEAAVIAMPHAKWQERPLACVVLKEGQSVTEHELLAFLENQFAKWWVPDAVVFLEEIPKTSVGKFLKAKLRDNVADFYPRSLV encoded by the coding sequence ATGATGCAAGCACCATTAGTTTTAACTAGTTTTTTCAAACGAGCAGAGAGCTATTTTGCAAGAAAATCAATTATTTCACGGACAAGCCCACACAAAATACACCGTTTAACATATGGACAGTGGGCAAAAAGAACGCGTCGTTTAGCAGATGCTCTTACGAGGCTTGGGATGACAAGAGGAACGAAAGTTGGCTCCTTTGCGTGGAACCAGCATCGACATTTAGAAGCCTACTTTGCTGTACCTTGCTCAGGGGCAATCTTACACATGGTAAATATTCGTTTATCAGAAGAGCATTTGATCTATATTATTAATCATGCAGAAGATGAGATTTTAATGGTCGATGTAGATTTATTACCGATCATTGAAAATATTGCGCCAAAACTAAAGACAGTGAAACACTATATTGTTATGACGGATGATACAGCTTTGCCAAAGACCACAATACAAAATGTTTTATCTTATGAGGAGTTATTAGCTACTGCTGATGAAGAATTTCAATTTCCAGAGGATATTGATGAAGAAGCACCTGCTGGTATGTGCTATACAAGTGCCACGACAGGGAATCCAAAAGGAGTTGTCTATTCACATCGGGGGTTAGTATTACACAGCAACATGCTGAGTATGTCTGATTCTATGGGGATTGCAGAAAGAGATGTCGTGATGCCAATTGTGCCAATGTTTCATGCAAATGCATGGGGGTTACCTTTTGCTAGTGTCAATGTGGGTGCTACACAAGTTCTACCAGGTCCGCAATTTACATCAGCGTTAATAATGGATTTAATCGAACAAGAAAAGGTTACATTAACCGCTGGTGTACCAACAATTTGGATAGGCGCATTACAGGAGCAGGAAAAGAAAGAGCGAGATATTAGTTCTTTAAGAGCGATATGTTGTGGTGGCTCGGCTTCACCAACCCGACTCATTCGGACATTTGAGGAAAAATACGGAATTCCTTATATTGTTGTGTACGGCATGACAGAAACTACTCCAATCGTGGCACTTTCCAACTATATGTCATGGATGGATGATTGGCCGATTGAAAAACGTATTGAAGCTCGAGCGATGCAAGGGATGACGATGGCAGGTATCGAATCTAGTATCATTAATGAGAAGGGTGAAGTACCTTGGGATGGCGAAACAATGGGGGAATTGCGTTTAAGAGGTCCATGGATTTCTAACGAATACTATCGGGATGAACGAACAGCAGATGCCTATCGAGATGGCTGGTTATATACTGGTGATATTGCAGTACGAACAGAGGATGGCTTTATTAAAATTACGGACCGTACGAAGGATCTTATTAAATCAGGTGGCGAATGGATTTCCTCTGTTGATTTGGAAAATGCACTGATGACACATGATGCAGTTTTAGAAGCGGCTGTCATTGCCATGCCTCATGCTAAATGGCAGGAGCGTCCATTAGCTTGTGTGGTATTGAAAGAGGGACAATCAGTAACTGAACATGAGCTTCTTGCCTTTTTAGAAAATCAATTTGCCAAATGGTGGGTACCAGATGCAGTCGTATTTTTAGAGGAAATTCCAAAGACATCTGTTGGAAAATTTCTGAAAGCAAAGCTGCGAGATAATGTAGCAGATTTTTATCCTAGATCATTGGTATAG
- the trpB gene encoding tryptophan synthase subunit beta has translation MSTIVEKKGYFGEFGGSFVPKELQNVLNILDENFQKYKEDDDFKQELDYYFREYVGRKSPLYFAENLTKQLGGAKIYLKREDLNHTGSHKINNVLGQILLAKRMGANRVIAETGAGQHGVATATACAMFGMDCTIYMGLEDTKRQALNVFRMELLGAKVVAVDKGQGRLKDAVDEAFADLVENYETTFYLLGSAVGPHPFPTMVKHFQSVISRESREQILEKEGKLPTAVLACVGGGSNAIGAFADYIADEDVRLIGIEPDQAATLNEGTPGELHGFKCLVLQDADGNPLPTYSIAAGLDYPGAGPEHSHLKTIGRAEYVTVTNEEVLEAFQVLSKVEGIIPALESSHAVAHALKLAPTLSPEESIIINISGRGDKDVEQVFHMLTK, from the coding sequence ATGAGTACAATAGTAGAGAAAAAGGGATATTTCGGTGAATTTGGTGGAAGCTTTGTTCCAAAGGAGCTTCAAAATGTTTTAAATATACTAGATGAGAATTTTCAAAAGTATAAAGAGGATGATGACTTTAAGCAAGAATTAGATTACTATTTCCGTGAATATGTTGGTCGTAAATCCCCTCTTTATTTTGCAGAAAATTTAACAAAGCAATTGGGTGGTGCAAAAATTTATTTAAAACGTGAAGACCTTAACCATACAGGCTCACATAAAATCAATAATGTACTAGGACAGATCTTACTAGCCAAACGTATGGGAGCAAACCGCGTGATTGCCGAAACAGGTGCAGGTCAACATGGTGTAGCAACAGCTACAGCTTGTGCCATGTTTGGAATGGATTGCACGATTTATATGGGCTTGGAGGATACAAAGCGTCAGGCATTGAACGTATTTCGCATGGAGCTTCTTGGCGCGAAAGTCGTAGCGGTTGATAAAGGGCAGGGTCGCCTAAAGGATGCAGTTGATGAAGCATTTGCTGACTTAGTAGAAAACTATGAAACTACGTTCTATTTATTAGGTTCAGCAGTTGGTCCACATCCCTTCCCTACAATGGTTAAACATTTTCAATCAGTGATTAGCCGCGAAAGTCGTGAACAGATTTTAGAGAAAGAAGGAAAGCTTCCAACAGCGGTTCTTGCCTGTGTCGGCGGTGGTAGTAATGCCATTGGGGCATTTGCTGACTATATTGCAGACGAAGATGTTCGCCTTATTGGAATAGAGCCGGATCAAGCTGCTACCTTAAACGAAGGAACACCAGGTGAGCTACACGGCTTCAAATGCTTAGTGCTGCAGGACGCAGACGGTAATCCGCTCCCAACCTATTCAATAGCAGCTGGTTTAGATTATCCCGGTGCTGGACCTGAGCATAGCCATTTGAAAACAATTGGTCGTGCTGAGTATGTGACCGTGACCAATGAAGAAGTTTTAGAAGCATTCCAAGTACTTTCCAAGGTTGAAGGTATTATTCCTGCTCTTGAAAGCTCACATGCAGTCGCACATGCTCTAAAATTAGCACCAACTTTATCACCTGAGGAAAGCATTATTATTAATATCTCTGGTCGTGGTGATAAAGACGTTGAACAAGTTTTCCACATGTTAACTAAATAA